One genomic segment of Canis lupus baileyi chromosome 9, mCanLup2.hap1, whole genome shotgun sequence includes these proteins:
- the GSKIP gene encoding GSK3B-interacting protein — translation METDCNPMELSSMSGFEEDAELNGFEEADMKDMKLEAEAVVNDVLFAVNNMFVSKNLRCADDVAYINVETRERNRYCLELTEAGLRVVGYAFDQVDDHLHTPYHETVYSLLDTLSPAYREAFGNALLQRLEALKRDG, via the exons ATGGAAACAGACTGTAATCCCATGGAGCTGAGTAGCATGTCAGGGTTTGAAGAAGATGCGGAGCTTAATGGTTTTGAAGAAGCTGATATGAAAGACATGAAGCTAGAAGCTGAAGCAGTTGTAAATGACGTTCTCTTTGCTGTTAATAACATGTTTGTCTCCAAAAACCTGCGCTGTGCTGATGATGTTGCCTATATCAATGTGGAAACAAGAGAGAGGAACAGATACTGCCTCGAGCTCACTGAAGCAGGGCTAAGG GTGGTAGGTTATGCTTTTGACCAAGTGGATGATCACTTACACACTCCCTATCATGAAACTGTCTACTCGTTGCTGGATACACTCAGCCCTGCCTACCGGGAAGCATTTGGAAACGCACTCCTTCAAAGACTGGAAGCTTTGAAGAGGGATGGATAG